AGTTCCAACTGCAACGGCCCGGATATCGGCTGATGCAATTAGACGTGATGATCTCGACAATGGTCGACTCGCGAATCTCGAAAGACCTAACCGAGACCACCTTCCTGATCGAGCCCCATAATCCGAACATTCAAATCGAAGACTTCTCGCCACAAACCACGCTGCAAAGCCCTTACGCTGGCAACATCTCGCAAGAGAAACGCGTTGAATACAACGTCGACGGCAAACTGATCGCCAATCAGACGCTCACGCCGAATTTGGGTGGCAACGGCTCGCTTGGTATCAGCCGTAAGCAATCGTCGGTGGAAAAAGTCGATGTGATTCCGGAGATGAAGCTGGTCTCGGCCAGTGGTACCATCCATCGAGGCCGCGGAGTTTACTTTCGCTTCAATCGCACGCCGCAAACGAGCCTGGAAGGGACAACCACACTGGGCGTGATCTTGGCAGTTCCAGAAGGCTGGTCGGCCGATACGATGACCGTCCGTTGCCGCGCCAAGATGCGTCAGCCGATCGTGCCTGGTGGCCCCTCGAAGGAAAACGAACTCCCAGAATCACGTTACATGGTAGCGTTGTACCTGGCTGGCGATCGCCATGCGGCCAATACGGCCGGCCATTATGTACGCGAGGAAGCCAATTGGCAGGAGGTGCGTCGAAAGTACGACGCCCAAATCCAACACCGCCGAATTGATTCGCCGCTGGACTACCTCACTTCTATCGTTCACCCTTCCCAGCAACACACCAACGTTGAAAAGTGGCTACGAACCTCGCCTGAAAAAGCGGCCCGAGAACTGCCACCCCCTGTGGTTGATGCCTACTACCGGCTTCAAGAAGCACGAGCGAATTTGGATCGGTGCAACGGCATACAAGCGATTAGTCGCGCTCGCGTTACCGATGAATCGTCGATTGCGAACTCAGCCGTTTCTGTGAACTAAGCTGCAGAAAACCAGCCGGCTAATCGTCGAGAAAGGCGCTATGCCCATCGAGCTTCGCGATCCAATGAACAACGCGTTGGTCCATCCAACGACGATCTGGCACAATGGTTCGCGGGGCAATGAAACCGAGATGACCGCCCCCCTTGGTAACCTCAAGCTCGACACTGCTGGAACGAGGATTCTTTTTGAAAATCTCGATCGGGACCACGCTATCGTCGTCCGCTGCCAAGATCAGGCCAGGAATTTGAATTTTCGGTAGCAGCCGGGCGGAACTGGCTTGGGTGTAGTAATCTTCCGCCGACTCGAATCCACACTGCGGAGCCGTGAAGATGGTATCGAACTCGATCAGTCGCCACGGCTTCTCGTTGAACTGAAAACCATCGTAGTAGTTTTCGTCTTTCTCGATTCGCCCTTGCACCATTCGGACCAACCGACGCGAGAAGTCCCAATCGTACAGCCGATTGAATCCGCGATTCATGTTGCGGCTACAATAGCCCAAGTCGATCGGTGGCGCAACCGCCATCACACTATCGACGCCACCCAGTCGCCCTGAACCGATTTCGCCAGCCAACTTTAAGACAATATTGGCTCCCATCGAATAGCCGTTCAACGTGATGGGAGATCCCAGACACAGAGCACTAACCGTTTCTACGGCCTGAGCGATATCCTCGCTGCACCCAGCATGAAAAGGGCGTTTCGCCAGCGTGCTGCCGGCACCGCAACCACGCAGGTCGACCCGGAAGGTGCGAATGCCCAACATATTTAACTTATGCGAGATCCGCACCAGGTTGCTGCTGCTGTGGCTGCCTCCTAGGCCATGGACCATCAGCACAGCGCGTTGCCCAGGCTTCCAGGTTTTGGGGCAATCGTCGTGCAGAACAATTTGATCACCGTCGTCAAACACCACAAAATGTTGACGAGCTTGATACGAAATATTGTGCCCCGACCAGAACGCAGCCAATATGGTTTGCGCGTGCGAGTTCCGAAACAAAGGATGAGGCCGAAAGGGCCTCACTGAGGTCAAGACTAAAGGAGAACGGGCCAACATTATTCTGCCGCAGGGTGTTCCCCTGCCTTCCATGCAGTCGGGCGATCTAGCGTTGAATTTGATACTCTTCGATTTTTCGATACAACGTTGCTCGGCTAGTACCAAGCAATTTTACGGCCTCGGGAATGTTCCCTCCAGTTCGGGAGAGGGCTTCTTCGATCAGTTTTTTTTCCCAATAGTCAAACCTTAACGACTCTGGTCCATTAAGACCAGCATCTCGAAGCCCTAAATCATGGGCTTGGATCGATTCGCCATCGGCCAGCACTACGCTACTGTCGATCACATTGCGAAGCTGTCTCACATTGCCAGGCCAAGCGTAGTCGGCCAGTTTCTTCTTGGCACTTTCCGATAGCGTCAGCAGTGGCCTGCCGTGCGACTTGCGAAAATGCTCGAGGAAGTGCTCCGCTAGCATAAGAACATCTTTTCCACGTTCTCGTAGCGGAGGAATGTATAACTCAAAGACACTTAATCGGTAATAGAGATCTTCTCGGAACCGCTTCTCTCGGACGAACTCGGCCAAGTCTCGATTGGTGGCAGCGATCACCCGAACATCGACACTCACTTCTTTAGTCGCCCCTAAAGGAAGGAATGGGTGCCCTTCTAGAATTCGGAGCAACTTGGCCTGACCGTCGAGCGTTAGCTCACCCACTTCGTCTAAGAATAAAGTTCCTGTGTCCGCTTGCTGAAAAAAGCCAATATGATCTGAGTCGGCCCCGGTAAACGCGCCCTTCTTATGACCAAATAGCTGGCTCTCCATCAGGTTCTCTGGCAGGGCGGCACAATTCACGCTGAGCATCGGACGGTCGGAGCGATTCGAAGCCTTATGCAAGGCGCGGGCCACCAATTCCTTGCCCGAACCACTCTCGCCCCGCACTAACACGCAGCCAGCCGCTTTCGAGATGCGCGTGATCTTCTGCTTTAACTCCCCCATGGCTGGGCTCTCGCCGATTAACTCGTCGAATGCGGCCGACTTATCCACTAATCGCTGATAGCCTGCTTGCAACTGAGTCACTCGCCAGGCCCGCAACAGGGCAATCGTTAAGATATTGCCTACCGAAATCGCAAAATCGAGTTCGTTGTGCCAGAATCTTTCTCGCTCGCGATAAAGGTGCAAGGCTCCAAACGTTTTTTTCGAGTGAATTAGAGGAACACAAATCGCATCGGCAAAATGGGTAAGCTTCTTACTGGTCTCGCCAGGGGCCTCGTTGGCTATCCAGACGGCATTCCCCTTTTTGGTAACGATCTCGGTTAGCGCTTCGCTTAGCGGAGCAGGGCCTTCGGTATCTTCGGGATAGATTCGTTTGGCTCTTAACTGTCCATCATCACTGAGCCATAAAAAACCCACCACTACGGCCTGAGTCTGCTCTTTGACCATTTCCAAGGTGACCTGGATAATCGTATTGGGGTCGTCCTCCCCCAATAGGCGGATCGCAAACTGGTGCAGCAACAAAAGTCGCTGAGCCTGCTGGTAGTCTTTTAGCTCCTTTAGCGCAATCAGGTTCGTATCTTGCGGATTAACCGGCATATTCCGCACAATGGTCTGAGTCATGCTCAAAGGGAGCTCATCGTGCGATGTGGGGGGCTGGGCGCTGTGGTTAAAAGTGAATTCAGTATCACCTAACCTCAAGCGGGAGCCGTCTTTAAGTTCGGCGTCTTTAATTTGGGCGTCGTTTAAATAGCTGCCGTTCCGACTCTCGCGATCTTGGACAAACCACTTCCCCTCCTTCGAAAAAATGGCCGCATGCACACGCGAACAGAGGGGGTCGGTTAAGGTGATATCACACTCCAACCCGCGTCCGATAAGGTTATCGTGCGTTGCGTCTAAGGGAAAACTCTTCCCCGGTCCGTTACCGGAAATCATCTTTAGGTAGCTATAGATCGCCATTAGCTCAGTCGAACATTCCCCGGTTTCTGATGACACGCGAACGGGTCCGCGATGGATTCACTAAACTCAGATGCTGCCTTATCTTACGGAATTTACACGGTAAATTGCCAGTCGGGTCACAAATTTCGCCAATGAAAACGCAGGAAATAAGCCGCTGCGGTAACAACCTTATTACCGATGCCAGCGTATGGAATCGGTGTTTACATGGATTAGGCGGCTTGAATCGCCGTATCTGGTTTAGTGCATTCGGCTTGAGTGAAGTTGCCGACCCAGATACGATAAGGCTAACCCCTCCCGCTGCCCTCAATCCACTAATCTCACATATCGACGCATATTTTTGCGATTAAGGAATTACCATGGCAAACGTTCGACGGAAGTGGACTGATCTGCGCCATCCGGCGATTTTTCTTTTCACGGCATTAGCTACCTTCGCTGCTTTGGTCGCTGCCTCGCTAGTTCCTCAGGTTGCGCCGGCTCAGCCTCCCATTGGCCCGCCGGTAAACAACCTGCCGGAGCGTCACATTTCGCGGATGGTTTCGCGTTTGTTGCTTCGCGATCACCTCTCGAACGCTCCGCTGGACGACACCATCTCGGAACGGGCTTTCGACAAGTTCCTCAAGTTCTGGGATCCGTTGAAGTTGTACTTCACTCAGCAAGACGTCAACGAATTTGCCGCGAACCGCAAGTTGCTGGACGATCAGGTCCGCAGTGGCAACACCGAATTCGCTCACATGGTCTTCGATCGCTTCACCAAACGCACTCTAGAACGCGTGCAAACCGTCGACGACCTGCTCGCAAACCATGACTTTAACTTCGATGAAGACGAAGTCTTCATCACCGACGGCGATAAGGTCAACTACCCAGCCAATGCGGCTGAAGCGACCGATCGCTGGCGGAAACGAATCAAGTACGACCTGCTCTCGCAGATGGCCGACGGCAAAACATTGGAAGAAGCCAAGGAGCGGATTCGCAAACGTTACCACAGCTATTCCCGCCGGATCGGCCAGACCAGCGAGGACGAACTGTTGGAAGTGTTTCTGACTTCGATCACTTCCTCGTACGACCCACACACCACCTACATGTCGCCTGGCACGCTGGAGAACTTCAACATCCAGATGCGGTTGAACCTGGAAGGTATTGGGGCTGCCCTGCAATCGGAAGATGGTTTCTGCAAGGTCTCGAAAGTGATTCCTGGCGGTGCTGCCGATAAGCTTGGCAAGAAGAACCCAGAAGAAAAGCTCG
The window above is part of the Bremerella cremea genome. Proteins encoded here:
- a CDS encoding sigma 54-interacting transcriptional regulator yields the protein MSSETGECSTELMAIYSYLKMISGNGPGKSFPLDATHDNLIGRGLECDITLTDPLCSRVHAAIFSKEGKWFVQDRESRNGSYLNDAQIKDAELKDGSRLRLGDTEFTFNHSAQPPTSHDELPLSMTQTIVRNMPVNPQDTNLIALKELKDYQQAQRLLLLHQFAIRLLGEDDPNTIIQVTLEMVKEQTQAVVVGFLWLSDDGQLRAKRIYPEDTEGPAPLSEALTEIVTKKGNAVWIANEAPGETSKKLTHFADAICVPLIHSKKTFGALHLYRERERFWHNELDFAISVGNILTIALLRAWRVTQLQAGYQRLVDKSAAFDELIGESPAMGELKQKITRISKAAGCVLVRGESGSGKELVARALHKASNRSDRPMLSVNCAALPENLMESQLFGHKKGAFTGADSDHIGFFQQADTGTLFLDEVGELTLDGQAKLLRILEGHPFLPLGATKEVSVDVRVIAATNRDLAEFVREKRFREDLYYRLSVFELYIPPLRERGKDVLMLAEHFLEHFRKSHGRPLLTLSESAKKKLADYAWPGNVRQLRNVIDSSVVLADGESIQAHDLGLRDAGLNGPESLRFDYWEKKLIEEALSRTGGNIPEAVKLLGTSRATLYRKIEEYQIQR
- a CDS encoding YheT family hydrolase, with amino-acid sequence MFDDGDQIVLHDDCPKTWKPGQRAVLMVHGLGGSHSSSNLVRISHKLNMLGIRTFRVDLRGCGAGSTLAKRPFHAGCSEDIAQAVETVSALCLGSPITLNGYSMGANIVLKLAGEIGSGRLGGVDSVMAVAPPIDLGYCSRNMNRGFNRLYDWDFSRRLVRMVQGRIEKDENYYDGFQFNEKPWRLIEFDTIFTAPQCGFESAEDYYTQASSARLLPKIQIPGLILAADDDSVVPIEIFKKNPRSSSVELEVTKGGGHLGFIAPRTIVPDRRWMDQRVVHWIAKLDGHSAFLDD